From a single Paenibacillus sp. FSL R5-0345 genomic region:
- the yqfC gene encoding sporulation protein YqfC, with protein MTRIGRRLRGWTNGVLDLPQDLLQEMPRITLIGNKELYIENHRGVLHFSSGQLKLALAKGSLEITGENLVIRNILGQELAVEGIIGEIRYNESEGKS; from the coding sequence ATGACCCGTATTGGCCGCAGGCTGCGGGGATGGACAAACGGGGTGCTAGATCTACCACAGGATTTATTACAGGAAATGCCCCGGATCACCCTGATCGGCAACAAAGAACTGTATATCGAGAACCATCGCGGCGTGCTGCATTTTTCATCAGGCCAGCTTAAGCTCGCGTTAGCTAAAGGATCGCTTGAAATCACGGGAGAGAATCTTGTCATCCGCAATATTCTTGGCCAGGAACTGGCGGTAGAAGGCATTATCGGAGAGATCAGATATAACGAAAGCGAGGGGAAATCATGA
- the yqfD gene encoding sporulation protein YqfD, with translation MKEPPLSALRGSVTLLVTGPQVERFINVISEAGIVIWDVRPAEGGASLKLLLDDFYVLRPILKKTGCRMHVTGRSGLPFLMARLWKRKFFGIGILVFGITLFMLSTMVWSIRVEGNEKIASEDILAAARQEGVYPFQWIWRLDEPDKLSKGLLAQLPGVSWIGVQRTGTSIKIQVVESKQPDIKPLLSQRHLISRTDAVVTEIYAEQGRPVVARNSRVKKGDILISGALGDEENVQYVVAKGEVKGLVWHEYNIEVPLTTTNSSYTGERKDRTYLVLGKWAIQLWGYGESLFEKSRTLTEHDPLSWRSIKLPLGLMTEKELEISETSETLTPEAGFEKGIERAKNDILARYGVDSVIKSQKVLHEKKENGKVYMKVIFEVEEKISEELPIVNN, from the coding sequence ATGAAGGAACCACCTCTTTCAGCACTGCGGGGATCCGTTACACTGCTTGTGACGGGGCCTCAGGTGGAGAGATTTATTAATGTCATTTCTGAAGCAGGGATAGTGATTTGGGATGTGAGGCCCGCTGAGGGCGGCGCTTCCCTTAAGCTGCTTCTGGATGATTTTTATGTCCTCCGTCCGATTTTAAAAAAGACAGGCTGTCGGATGCACGTTACAGGAAGAAGCGGACTACCATTTCTAATGGCGCGTCTGTGGAAACGGAAATTTTTTGGCATAGGGATATTGGTATTCGGGATTACGCTCTTTATGTTATCTACGATGGTGTGGAGCATCAGAGTCGAGGGGAATGAAAAGATCGCCTCTGAGGATATATTGGCTGCTGCTCGCCAGGAGGGCGTGTATCCTTTTCAATGGATATGGCGTCTGGATGAGCCGGACAAGCTCTCTAAGGGGCTCCTAGCCCAATTACCTGGCGTTTCATGGATAGGGGTGCAGCGGACGGGGACGAGCATTAAAATTCAAGTGGTAGAATCTAAACAGCCGGATATCAAACCTCTACTTAGTCAGCGGCATTTGATTAGCAGAACAGATGCGGTGGTAACTGAAATATATGCGGAGCAGGGCAGACCGGTTGTGGCTCGAAACTCTCGGGTTAAAAAAGGCGATATCCTGATCTCTGGTGCTCTAGGCGACGAAGAAAATGTACAGTACGTGGTAGCTAAAGGTGAGGTTAAAGGTCTAGTATGGCATGAATACAATATAGAGGTGCCTCTTACAACAACGAACAGCTCATATACAGGGGAACGTAAGGATCGAACCTATCTGGTGCTTGGCAAATGGGCTATACAGCTATGGGGTTATGGCGAATCTCTTTTCGAGAAATCACGGACGCTTACTGAACATGATCCGCTGTCCTGGCGGTCCATTAAGCTGCCGCTGGGCCTAATGACTGAGAAAGAATTGGAGATTAGTGAAACGAGTGAGACGTTGACTCCCGAGGCTGGATTTGAAAAGGGAATCGAGCGGGCGAAGAATGATATTTTGGCGCGTTATGGCGTTGATAGCGTAATCAAAAGTCAAAAAGTTTTGCATGAGAAGAAAGAGAATGGTAAAGTTTATATGAAAGTGATCTTTGAAGTAGAAGAGAAAATTTCCGAAGAACTGCCAATAGTAAACAATTGA
- the floA gene encoding flotillin-like protein FloA (flotillin-like protein involved in membrane lipid rafts), protein MEASLITFLFIAVVVIILLSVFLSFFPVMLWISALASGVRISIITLVAMRLRRVTPSRIVNPMIKATKAGLGLNINQLESHYLAGGNVDRVVNALIAAQRADIPLEFTRAAAIDLAGRDVLQAVQMSVNPRVIETPVVAAVAKNGIEVKVKARVTVRANIDRLVGGAGEETIIARVGEGIVTTVGSSDSHKDVLENPDLISRTVLSKGLDSGTAFEILSIDIADIDVGKNIGAYLQTEQAEADKRIAQAKAEERRAMAVAHEQEMKARVVEMKALVVEAESQVPMAMAEALRNGQIGVMDYMNIKNIEADTQMRGSLGKMNDQDDNNRPNNNK, encoded by the coding sequence ATGGAAGCATCTTTAATTACTTTTTTGTTCATCGCGGTAGTCGTGATCATTTTGTTGAGCGTATTTTTAAGCTTCTTCCCGGTCATGCTCTGGATTTCAGCATTGGCGTCAGGGGTAAGAATCAGCATTATTACACTAGTGGCGATGAGACTGCGTCGAGTAACACCAAGTCGCATCGTTAATCCAATGATTAAAGCGACTAAGGCAGGTCTTGGATTGAATATTAATCAACTGGAGAGTCACTATCTCGCTGGTGGTAATGTAGACCGGGTTGTTAATGCGCTTATTGCAGCACAACGTGCAGATATTCCTCTGGAATTCACTCGCGCAGCGGCTATTGATCTTGCAGGTCGCGATGTGCTTCAGGCTGTGCAAATGAGTGTTAACCCTCGTGTAATTGAGACACCGGTTGTTGCGGCTGTCGCTAAAAACGGGATTGAAGTGAAGGTAAAAGCACGTGTTACTGTACGTGCCAATATCGACCGTCTCGTGGGTGGTGCAGGTGAAGAAACAATCATTGCCCGTGTTGGTGAAGGGATTGTAACAACAGTGGGTTCGAGTGATTCACACAAAGATGTCCTGGAGAATCCGGATTTGATTTCCCGTACAGTATTGTCCAAAGGTCTGGATTCAGGAACTGCTTTTGAGATCCTATCCATTGATATTGCGGATATCGATGTAGGCAAGAACATCGGTGCTTATCTTCAAACCGAGCAAGCAGAAGCGGATAAACGTATTGCGCAAGCCAAGGCAGAAGAGCGCAGAGCAATGGCTGTTGCTCATGAGCAAGAGATGAAGGCGCGCGTAGTTGAGATGAAGGCGCTTGTTGTTGAAGCTGAATCTCAGGTACCTATGGCGATGGCAGAGGCGCTCAGAAATGGTCAAATCGGTGTGATGGACTACATGAACATCAAAAATATTGAGGCGGATACGCAAATGCGCGGCTCCCTCGGCAAAATGAATGATCAGGACGACAATAATCGTCCTAACAATAACAAATAA